In a single window of the Methanomicrobiales archaeon genome:
- a CDS encoding MTAP family purine nucleoside phosphorylase, translated as MLGIIGGTSLLYAELPSLAREVVHTPFGSAEVLCGERIAILLRHQRGLPPHRINYRANIAALAVCGVDRLVSIGSAGALKTEIPVGSLLIPADYISLADIPSIHDHAIEHVCPELDPLLSRSLKETLPEARLGGTYVQTRGPRIETKAEVQVLARIADVVGMTVASEATVARELGIPCAALCTIDNLAHGLGCDVLTYEHILEVSRAQRGRTEAVLRRIVEMLA; from the coding sequence ATGCTCGGGATTATCGGTGGAACAAGCCTGCTCTATGCGGAGCTGCCCTCGCTCGCGCGGGAGGTCGTGCACACCCCCTTCGGCAGCGCAGAGGTGCTCTGCGGGGAGAGGATCGCCATTCTTCTGCGGCACCAGCGGGGTCTGCCGCCGCATCGGATCAACTACCGGGCAAACATCGCAGCTCTGGCCGTCTGCGGCGTGGACAGGCTGGTATCGATCGGATCCGCCGGCGCCCTGAAGACGGAGATCCCCGTCGGGTCCCTGCTGATCCCCGCCGATTATATCAGCCTCGCGGATATCCCCTCCATCCACGATCACGCCATCGAGCATGTCTGCCCGGAACTGGATCCGCTGCTCTCCCGTTCGCTGAAGGAGACCCTTCCCGAAGCCCGGCTGGGGGGCACCTACGTCCAGACCCGCGGGCCAAGGATCGAGACGAAGGCGGAAGTGCAGGTGCTCGCCCGCATCGCCGATGTCGTGGGCATGACGGTCGCCTCGGAGGCGACGGTGGCCCGGGAGCTCGGCATACCCTGCGCCGCGCTCTGCACCATCGACAACCTCGCCCATGGACTGGGGTGCGACGTGCTGACCTACGAGCACATCCTCGAGGTATCGCGGGCGCAGCGGGGGAGGACAGAAGCGGTTTTACGCCGCATCGTGGAGATGCTTGCATGA
- a CDS encoding DUF47 family protein, which yields MGIKEWVIPQDREFFDSFEKLAEAVVESSDLLLDLVDNYTDVKNRCHRMKEVEHRGDIITHEIYEHLNRTFITPLEPEEISRLASALDDVLDYIEGTAQQMYSYGITETDTPMREFARLIQLSSVELLEAVRGIRILKDPKRVEERCIEINRLENLADEVLSHAIRDLFKTDNAVMIIKLKDIYENLEAATDKCEDAANVLSDIVIRHT from the coding sequence GTGGGCATCAAAGAGTGGGTCATCCCCCAGGACAGGGAGTTCTTCGACAGTTTCGAGAAGCTGGCAGAGGCGGTGGTGGAATCATCGGACCTGCTGCTGGATCTCGTCGACAACTACACCGACGTGAAGAACAGGTGCCACCGGATGAAGGAGGTCGAGCACCGAGGGGACATCATCACCCACGAGATCTACGAGCACCTGAACCGCACGTTCATCACGCCGCTGGAGCCGGAGGAGATCTCACGCCTCGCCTCCGCGCTCGACGATGTGCTCGACTATATCGAGGGGACGGCGCAGCAGATGTACAGCTACGGCATCACCGAGACCGACACGCCGATGCGGGAGTTCGCCCGCCTGATACAGCTCTCCAGCGTGGAGCTCCTGGAAGCGGTGCGCGGCATCCGCATCCTCAAAGATCCAAAGAGAGTGGAAGAGCGGTGCATCGAGATTAACCGCCTGGAAAACCTTGCCGACGAGGTGCTCTCCCATGCCATACGGGACCTCTTCAAGACGGATAACGCCGTCATGATTATCAAGCTCAAGGATATTTACGAGAACCTGGAGGCGGCGACGGACAAGTGCGAGGATGCCGCCAACGTCCTATCGGATATCGTGATCCGTCATACGTAA
- a CDS encoding amidohydrolase: MSEERSDIFEARGSILLERVSLDGRTVDIAIDDSGTIAGIGEDLRREYAPEFILDGEGNLIFPGFVNTHTHAAMTLLRGYADDLPLHTWLSEKIWPLEAGLTGEDVYWGTRLACLEMIRSGTIAFSDMYFHMPEAARAVTECGMKAVLAYGFIDLFEADRREREIRATEEFARRIETLRNPNIRAAVGPHAVYTVSREGLEWLAEFAAERDLGIHVHLSETEKEVQDSLRTFGVRPPRRLDDCGLLTPRTVAAHCNWVSRSDCALLAARGVHVAMNPASNMKLAVNRAPPYPWFREFGIPVTLGTDGAASNNSLDLIQEMKFAALLQKFYWNSQTLLPAGEAVEMASSAGMRALRLGSGRIEPGAPADIVLIRRRAVCTTPLHSATSNLVYACSGSAVDTAICGGRVLMFDRIVPGEEETLEGAARAAERLVSRTGG; this comes from the coding sequence ATGAGCGAGGAACGTTCTGATATATTCGAGGCCCGCGGGTCCATCCTGCTCGAGCGGGTCAGCCTGGACGGTCGTACGGTGGATATCGCCATCGACGATTCGGGCACGATAGCCGGGATAGGAGAGGATCTCAGGCGGGAGTACGCACCGGAGTTCATCCTGGACGGGGAGGGCAACCTGATCTTCCCGGGATTCGTGAACACGCATACACACGCGGCGATGACCCTTCTGCGCGGCTACGCCGACGACCTGCCCCTGCACACCTGGCTCTCGGAGAAGATCTGGCCGCTCGAGGCGGGACTGACGGGCGAGGACGTCTACTGGGGCACGCGCCTGGCCTGCCTGGAGATGATCCGGAGCGGCACGATCGCATTCTCGGACATGTATTTCCATATGCCGGAGGCCGCCCGGGCCGTGACGGAGTGCGGCATGAAGGCGGTCCTCGCGTACGGTTTCATCGATCTGTTCGAGGCGGACAGGCGGGAGCGGGAGATCCGGGCAACGGAGGAGTTCGCCCGGAGGATCGAGACCCTACGGAACCCGAACATCCGGGCTGCCGTCGGGCCGCACGCGGTGTACACGGTGTCCCGTGAGGGTCTGGAGTGGCTGGCGGAGTTCGCTGCGGAGCGGGATCTCGGTATCCATGTGCACCTCTCGGAGACCGAGAAGGAGGTGCAGGACTCCCTGCGGACGTTCGGCGTGCGCCCGCCCCGCCGGCTGGACGACTGCGGGCTTCTCACGCCGCGGACCGTCGCCGCCCACTGCAACTGGGTCAGCCGCTCCGACTGCGCCCTCCTCGCCGCGCGCGGGGTCCACGTGGCGATGAACCCTGCCAGCAACATGAAACTGGCCGTGAACCGTGCCCCGCCCTACCCCTGGTTCAGGGAATTCGGCATCCCCGTAACGCTGGGAACCGACGGCGCCGCCTCCAACAACAGCCTGGATCTCATCCAGGAGATGAAGTTCGCCGCGCTCCTGCAGAAGTTCTACTGGAACTCGCAGACTCTTCTTCCGGCCGGCGAGGCGGTGGAGATGGCGAGCAGCGCCGGCATGCGGGCCCTGCGCCTCGGGAGTGGCAGGATCGAGCCCGGAGCCCCGGCAGACATCGTGCTGATCCGCCGAAGGGCGGTCTGCACCACACCGCTCCATAGCGCCACCTCGAACCTCGTCTACGCCTGCAGCGGCTCCGCGGTGGATACGGCCATCTGCGGCGGACGGGTGCTGATGTTCGACCGCATCGTCCCCGGGGAGGAGGAGACGCTGGAGGGCGCCGCCCGGGCGGCGGAACGGCTGGTGTCCCGCACGGGCGGGTAG
- a CDS encoding AMP-binding protein, with protein sequence MFEGSYATGTGALPLLGITIGDMLNSISSRFPETDAVVSMHQNIRWTYSELRRRTDELARALMALGVEKGDRVGIWAMNCAEWVLTQFATAKIGAIMVNINPAYRTYELEYALKQSEVQTLIVQGRFKTSDYVGMFYECCPEAFEARPGRINSDRLPFLRNAIFLGDIPYNGMFAWSEVLEKGREISRDELREREESLSFDDPVNIQYTSGTTGFPKGVVLTHHNILNNGYIIGEGMNFSERDRLCIPVPFYHCFGMVLSNLACMTHGSTMVLPGPVFNAEDVLRTVHAERCTALHGVPTMFIAELSHPHFERYDYETLRTGIMAGSPCPIEVMKEVATKMHMSEIVIVYGQTECSPGITMTTTRDPLERRVSTVGKAFPHTEVKIIDPKSGKILPRGEVGEICARGYCVMKCYYNNPSATHATIDGNRWNHTGDLGTMDADGYVKIVGRLKDMVIRGGENIYPREIEEFLHLHPAIKDVYVIGVPDEKYGEELMAWIQLEDGECLTEEAVKEFCRNRIAHFKIPRYIRFVTEFPMSVTGKIQKYRMRETSIRELGLEEASRIETA encoded by the coding sequence GGGGAGTTACGCAACTGGGACGGGCGCACTTCCTCTTCTCGGGATCACCATCGGCGATATGCTGAACTCCATCAGTTCGCGGTTCCCGGAGACGGATGCCGTGGTCTCGATGCACCAGAATATCCGCTGGACATACTCGGAGTTGCGGAGGCGGACGGACGAGCTCGCGCGTGCACTGATGGCCCTGGGCGTGGAGAAAGGGGATCGGGTCGGCATCTGGGCGATGAACTGCGCGGAGTGGGTGCTCACTCAGTTCGCCACGGCAAAGATCGGGGCGATCATGGTGAACATCAATCCGGCCTACCGCACCTACGAGCTCGAGTACGCCCTGAAACAGTCGGAGGTGCAGACCCTCATCGTCCAGGGAAGGTTCAAGACGTCCGACTACGTGGGCATGTTCTACGAGTGCTGTCCGGAGGCGTTCGAGGCCCGTCCGGGGCGGATCAACAGCGACAGGCTGCCTTTCCTCCGCAACGCCATATTCCTGGGCGACATCCCGTACAACGGCATGTTCGCCTGGAGCGAGGTGCTGGAGAAGGGGCGGGAGATCAGCCGGGACGAACTCCGCGAGCGGGAGGAGTCCCTCTCCTTCGACGACCCGGTCAACATCCAGTACACCAGCGGAACGACCGGTTTCCCGAAGGGCGTTGTTCTGACGCACCACAACATCCTGAACAACGGCTACATCATCGGCGAGGGGATGAACTTCTCCGAGAGGGATCGCCTCTGCATCCCGGTGCCGTTCTACCACTGCTTCGGGATGGTGCTCTCCAACCTCGCCTGCATGACGCATGGATCGACGATGGTTCTGCCGGGACCGGTCTTCAACGCGGAGGATGTCCTGAGGACGGTCCATGCCGAGCGGTGCACCGCCCTGCACGGCGTGCCCACCATGTTCATCGCCGAGCTCTCCCACCCGCATTTCGAGCGGTACGACTACGAGACCCTCCGCACCGGTATCATGGCCGGTTCCCCCTGCCCGATCGAGGTGATGAAGGAGGTCGCGACGAAGATGCACATGTCGGAGATCGTGATCGTCTACGGCCAGACAGAGTGCTCGCCGGGGATCACCATGACCACCACGCGGGACCCGCTGGAGCGGAGGGTCTCGACGGTGGGTAAGGCGTTCCCGCATACCGAGGTCAAGATCATCGATCCGAAGAGCGGGAAGATCCTGCCCCGCGGCGAGGTGGGGGAGATCTGCGCCCGGGGCTACTGCGTGATGAAGTGCTACTACAACAACCCGAGCGCGACGCATGCCACCATCGACGGCAACCGCTGGAACCATACCGGCGATCTGGGGACGATGGACGCGGACGGCTACGTGAAGATCGTGGGGCGGTTGAAGGATATGGTGATCCGCGGCGGGGAGAATATCTACCCGAGGGAGATCGAGGAGTTCCTCCATCTCCACCCCGCGATCAAGGACGTCTACGTGATCGGCGTCCCCGACGAGAAGTACGGCGAGGAGCTGATGGCCTGGATCCAGCTGGAGGACGGAGAGTGCCTGACAGAGGAAGCGGTGAAGGAGTTCTGCAGGAATCGCATCGCTCACTTCAAGATCCCGAGATACATCCGCTTCGTCACCGAGTTCCCCATGAGCGTGACGGGCAAGATCCAGAAGTACAGGATGCGCGAGACCTCCATCCGGGAGCTCGGGCTGGAAGAGGCGTCCCGGATAGAGACGGCATGA
- a CDS encoding inorganic phosphate transporter produces the protein METVIILGIVLALLFNFFNGMNDAANAIATVVTTKVLTPMRAVALAAFFNLVGPLLFTTAIAKTIGRGIVDPAIITPAIILAGLVGGIVWVFITTRSGIPVSATHALIGGLMGAAIANHGMGAVLWPSLDYVAVLIAYGVAGALAGALVFGLIARWRGETWSSYAGIGALFGFALIIPLLILGNIVQISGLSAIVIFMVVSPTLGFIAAFLMGVIVIRQFRNGSPTQLNSIFRRLQLFSASLYSFGHGSNDAQNAMGIITAMLVAGGLLADFTVPIWVIVVSAAAISLGTFLGGWSVIETMGKKITSIRPYQGFCAETAGGVVLSFVTAFGVPVSTTHAISGSIMGVGATRGYSAVKWGIVREIVMAWIITIPTSAMVGWIAATLYLRLFG, from the coding sequence ATGGAGACCGTCATCATCCTCGGAATCGTGCTGGCGCTCCTGTTCAACTTCTTCAATGGGATGAATGACGCGGCTAACGCCATCGCCACGGTTGTGACCACGAAAGTGCTGACGCCGATGCGTGCGGTCGCGCTGGCTGCCTTCTTTAACCTGGTGGGCCCTCTCCTCTTTACCACCGCCATCGCCAAGACCATCGGCCGGGGGATCGTGGATCCCGCCATCATCACGCCGGCCATCATCCTCGCGGGGCTCGTGGGGGGCATCGTCTGGGTATTCATTACCACCCGATCCGGGATCCCCGTCTCCGCAACGCATGCACTTATTGGCGGGCTTATGGGAGCTGCAATCGCCAATCACGGCATGGGTGCCGTCCTGTGGCCTTCTCTGGATTACGTTGCCGTTTTGATCGCCTACGGGGTCGCGGGAGCTCTTGCAGGAGCGCTGGTGTTTGGTCTCATAGCCCGATGGAGAGGGGAGACCTGGTCCAGCTATGCTGGCATAGGGGCACTCTTTGGTTTCGCCTTGATCATACCCCTGCTCATTCTTGGAAATATCGTGCAGATCAGCGGTCTCTCGGCAATCGTGATCTTCATGGTCGTATCCCCCACCCTTGGCTTCATCGCCGCTTTCCTCATGGGAGTGATAGTAATACGGCAGTTCAGAAACGGATCGCCGACCCAGCTGAACTCGATATTTCGCAGACTCCAGCTCTTCTCAGCCTCGCTTTACTCCTTCGGGCACGGATCCAACGATGCACAGAACGCAATGGGTATCATCACCGCCATGCTTGTCGCGGGAGGGCTGCTCGCGGATTTTACAGTCCCCATCTGGGTTATCGTGGTGTCAGCCGCGGCAATATCTCTTGGGACGTTCCTCGGGGGCTGGAGTGTGATTGAGACCATGGGGAAGAAAATAACCTCCATTCGCCCGTATCAGGGATTCTGTGCAGAGACTGCCGGCGGGGTGGTGCTCTCGTTTGTGACGGCCTTTGGAGTTCCGGTATCCACGACCCATGCGATAAGCGGTTCGATCATGGGTGTGGGCGCGACACGGGGCTACTCTGCAGTGAAGTGGGGGATCGTGCGGGAGATTGTCATGGCCTGGATCATCACTATTCCCACTTCCGCAATGGTGGGATGGATCGCTGCTACTCTTTACCTCCGCTTGTTCGGATAA
- a CDS encoding glycerophosphodiester phosphodiesterase: protein MLIVGHRGAAALGPENTLRALTEGMKCADYVEIDLRLSRDGIPVVIHDATLERTTNGRGGVQDRTAAELQELDAGGGERIPTLAEAIELVRGRCGLVVELKETRGIEMICTVLRESGMERIGIVSFHTESLRKARTLLPVPTGLIFSRESGTALQAAEEDAIDWILPKYPLLTRTLVEMAHERGRKVIAWTLNAAPAIRRARDLGVDGIASDDPCTARRYVRDALPGGSGGNRA from the coding sequence ATGCTGATCGTCGGCCACCGCGGTGCTGCTGCTCTCGGTCCGGAGAATACCCTCCGTGCGCTGACGGAAGGGATGAAGTGTGCGGATTATGTCGAGATCGATCTCCGCCTCTCGCGGGACGGCATCCCCGTCGTCATCCATGACGCCACTCTGGAGCGGACCACGAACGGGCGGGGGGGCGTGCAGGACCGGACCGCCGCTGAACTGCAGGAGCTCGACGCGGGCGGCGGCGAACGGATCCCGACCCTTGCGGAGGCGATCGAGCTTGTGCGGGGGAGGTGCGGACTGGTGGTCGAACTCAAAGAGACCCGCGGCATCGAGATGATCTGCACCGTGCTCCGCGAGAGCGGAATGGAGAGGATCGGCATCGTCTCGTTTCACACCGAATCCCTGCGGAAGGCCCGGACGCTGTTGCCCGTCCCGACCGGGCTGATATTCTCGCGCGAGAGCGGGACAGCGCTGCAGGCAGCCGAGGAGGATGCGATCGACTGGATCCTGCCGAAGTATCCTCTTCTCACGCGGACGCTCGTCGAGATGGCGCACGAAAGGGGCAGGAAGGTGATAGCATGGACGCTGAATGCGGCTCCCGCAATTCGGAGAGCCCGGGATCTGGGCGTGGACGGCATCGCCAGCGACGATCCCTGCACGGCCCGGAGATACGTTCGGGATGCCCTCCCCGGTGGATCCGGCGGGAACCGTGCCTGA
- a CDS encoding DUF1894 domain-containing protein codes for MADRCVNKLGGRIVLSDATPEQVNEYVRRRCREYYEVTPGFEFRNISLLLRAPMLLGVQVKRKKILLPFTKVCLGTFLYEIPAEEGDLDYIRSRLGERAN; via the coding sequence ATGGCGGATCGATGCGTCAACAAACTCGGGGGACGGATCGTCCTCTCCGATGCGACGCCGGAGCAGGTGAACGAGTACGTGCGCAGGAGGTGCCGGGAGTACTACGAGGTGACGCCGGGGTTCGAGTTCCGAAACATCTCCCTCCTCCTCAGGGCGCCTATGCTCCTGGGGGTGCAGGTGAAGCGGAAGAAGATCCTGCTGCCGTTCACCAAGGTCTGCCTGGGGACCTTTCTCTACGAGATCCCGGCTGAAGAGGGAGATCTCGACTACATCCGCTCCCGTCTCGGAGAGCGCGCCAATTGA